One genomic segment of Sminthopsis crassicaudata isolate SCR6 chromosome 4, ASM4859323v1, whole genome shotgun sequence includes these proteins:
- the LOC141540842 gene encoding olfactory receptor 10R2-like encodes MIPSANFTRINEFLLLGFSYLQEKQLVLFPLFLCIYLLILSGNITTVTAIFLEHKLHTPMYYFLSILSISETFYTIVILPKMLLNLLSVLRTISFINCAVQMFFFAGLAVNNCLLLGVMGYDRYAAICHPLRYPILMSWRVCGQLSITCGILGFMSALIMVNLIFNLPFCNSNKVNHYFCDISPVIRLACTDSETREFVIFILCALVLVIPFFFICISYLYILKTIMKIPSTEGKKKAFSTCASHLTVVIIHYGCASFIYLRPTGSYISNKDRIATVTYTVITPLLNPIVYSLRNKDVQMAIRKVLSRKFHLK; translated from the coding sequence ATGATTCCTTCAGCCAACTTTACCAGGATTAATGAGTTCCTGTTATTGGGCTTCTCTTATCTCCAGGAAAAGCAGCTTGTGCTTTTCCCACTCTTCCTCTGTATTTATCTGCTCATTCTGAGTGGGAACATCACTACAGTGACTGCCATCTTCCTGGAACACAAACTTCACACTCCAATGTACTACTTCCTGAGTATCCTTTCTATCTCTGAGACTTTCTATACCATTGTCATCTTGCCCAAGATGCTCCTTAACCTTCTTTCTGTGCTCAGGACTATTTCCTTCATCAATTGTGCTGTCCAGATGTTCTTCTTTGCTGGCTTGGCTGTCAACAACTGCCTGCTGCTTGGGGTGATGGGTTATGACCGCTATGCTGCTATTTGCCACCCTCTGCGCTACCCAATTCTCATGAGCTGGCGGGTATGTGGGCAGCTGTCAATCACTTGTGGCATTTTAGGTTTTATGTCCGCACTAATTATGGTTAATTTGATCTTTAATCTCCCCTTTTGTAATTCCAACAAAGTCAACCACTACTTCTGTGATATTTCACCTGTTATTAGACTTGCCTGTACAGACTCAGAAACTCgtgaatttgtcattttcatcCTTTGTGCTCTGGTACTTGTGAtcccctttttctttatttgcatttcctaTCTCTATATATTGAAAACCATCATGAAAATCCCCTCaacagaagggaagaaaaaggccTTCTCTACATGTGCTTCTCATCTCACAGTGGTAATCATTCACTATGGCTGTGCTTCCTTCATCTACCTGAGACCCACAGGCAGTTATATTTCTAACAAGGACCGCATAGCCACAGTGACATATACTGTCATCACACCACTGTTGAATCCCATAGTGTATAGCCTCAGAAATAAAGATGTACAAATGGCCATCAGGAAAGTGTTGAGCaggaaatttcacttaaaataa